Proteins co-encoded in one Arthrobacter globiformis genomic window:
- a CDS encoding catalase — MTAISTTQSGAPVTSDAHSKAVGADGAIILTDHYLVEKLAQFNRERVPERVVHAKGGGAFGTFKTTEDISKYTKAAFLQPGVETEMLIRFSSVAGENGSPDTWRDPRGFAVKFYTSEGNYDLVGNNTPVFFIRDGIKFPDFIHSQKRLPGTHLRDADMQWDFWTLSPESAHQVTWLMGDRGLPASWREMQGYGSHTYQWINAEGERFWVKYHFKSNQGVKNITGEEAEALAGSDADFYIRDLHENIEAGNLPSWDLHVQVMPYEDAKTYRFNPFDLTKVWPHADYPLIKVGTMELNRNPENYFAQIEQATFAPSNFVPGIAASPDKMLQARIFSYADAHRYRVGTNHAQIPVNQPKNQVNNYSQDGAGRFLFNAPSVPVYAPNTFGGPAALEPAAVGGGWENDGELTHAAHSLHAEDGDFVQAGALYREVYNDAEKARFLDTITGAVGGVKRSDIKERAIQYWTNVDAELGAKLRANLGAAPLSDAEAANKIG, encoded by the coding sequence ATGACTGCCATTTCGACGACCCAGTCGGGTGCCCCGGTTACGTCCGACGCCCACTCCAAGGCTGTCGGCGCTGACGGCGCGATCATCCTCACGGACCACTACCTGGTGGAGAAGCTCGCCCAGTTCAACCGCGAGCGGGTTCCGGAGCGTGTGGTGCACGCCAAGGGCGGCGGCGCGTTCGGCACGTTCAAGACCACCGAGGACATCTCCAAGTACACCAAGGCCGCGTTCCTGCAGCCCGGCGTCGAGACCGAGATGCTGATCCGTTTCTCCTCCGTTGCTGGCGAGAACGGCTCCCCCGACACCTGGCGTGACCCGCGCGGTTTCGCCGTGAAGTTCTACACCTCCGAGGGCAACTACGACCTCGTGGGCAACAACACCCCGGTGTTCTTCATCCGCGACGGCATCAAGTTCCCGGACTTCATCCACTCCCAGAAGCGCCTGCCCGGCACGCACCTGCGTGACGCCGACATGCAGTGGGACTTCTGGACCCTGTCCCCCGAGTCCGCGCACCAGGTCACCTGGCTGATGGGTGACCGCGGCCTGCCCGCGTCCTGGCGCGAAATGCAGGGCTACGGCTCGCACACCTACCAGTGGATCAACGCCGAAGGCGAGCGCTTCTGGGTCAAGTACCACTTCAAGTCCAACCAGGGCGTGAAGAACATCACCGGTGAAGAAGCCGAAGCCCTCGCCGGCTCGGACGCGGACTTCTACATCCGCGACCTGCACGAGAACATCGAAGCCGGCAACCTGCCCTCCTGGGACCTGCACGTTCAGGTCATGCCCTACGAGGACGCCAAGACCTACCGGTTCAACCCGTTCGACCTGACCAAGGTCTGGCCGCACGCGGACTACCCGCTGATCAAGGTCGGCACCATGGAACTGAACCGGAACCCGGAGAACTACTTCGCGCAGATCGAACAGGCTACCTTCGCGCCGTCGAACTTCGTGCCCGGCATCGCCGCGTCCCCGGACAAGATGCTCCAGGCCCGGATCTTCTCCTACGCCGACGCACACCGCTACCGTGTGGGCACCAACCACGCCCAGATCCCGGTGAACCAGCCGAAGAACCAGGTCAACAACTACAGCCAGGACGGTGCGGGACGCTTCCTGTTCAACGCTCCTTCCGTGCCGGTCTACGCACCGAACACGTTCGGTGGCCCGGCTGCGCTTGAGCCGGCCGCTGTTGGCGGCGGCTGGGAGAACGACGGCGAGCTGACGCACGCCGCGCACTCCCTGCACGCCGAGGACGGCGACTTCGTCCAGGCCGGCGCGCTGTACCGCGAGGTTTACAACGACGCCGAAAAGGCCCGCTTCCTGGACACCATCACCGGTGCCGTGGGCGGCGTGAAGCGCTCCGACATCAAGGAACGTGCCATCCAGTACTGGACCAACGTCGACGCTGAGCTCGGCGCCAAGCTCCGCGCCAACCTCGGCGCAGCACCGCTCTCCGACGCCGAAGCCGCCAACAAGATCGGCTAA